A genomic region of Serratia fonticola contains the following coding sequences:
- the idi gene encoding isopentenyl-diphosphate Delta-isomerase, whose translation MLQHQHVVLLDEQGQPTGIMDKYAAHQQQTPLHLAFSTWIFNPQSQLLVTRRALSKKAWPGVWTNSVCGHPQWQEPFEHAIQQRCRYEVGLEVEHITAVAPDFRYCETDASGIMENEICPVYAALAVGDVMPRVNEVMDFHWVDLSALMSSLATTPWAFSPWMVQQLSRPQTVENLIAFTKQR comes from the coding sequence ATGCTCCAGCACCAGCATGTCGTTTTACTTGATGAGCAGGGCCAACCGACAGGCATCATGGACAAATATGCCGCCCACCAGCAACAGACGCCTCTCCATCTGGCATTCTCTACCTGGATTTTCAATCCACAGAGTCAACTTCTCGTCACGCGTCGCGCCTTGAGCAAAAAAGCCTGGCCCGGCGTTTGGACCAATTCGGTTTGCGGCCACCCGCAATGGCAGGAACCTTTCGAACACGCCATCCAGCAGCGCTGCCGCTATGAGGTTGGCCTGGAGGTTGAGCATATCACCGCCGTCGCCCCTGATTTTCGTTACTGTGAAACCGACGCCTCCGGCATTATGGAAAACGAAATCTGCCCGGTTTATGCGGCATTGGCGGTAGGGGACGTGATGCCCAGAGTGAATGAGGTCATGGATTTCCATTGGGTTGATTTGAGCGCGCTAATGAGTTCACTGGCGACCACCCCTTGGGCATTCAGCCCCTGGATGGTGCAACAGCTCTCCCGTCCCCAAACGGTAGAAAACTTGATCGCCTTCACAAAACAGCGTTAA
- a CDS encoding carbon starvation CstA family protein: MKREGILKHLPWMLLGILGAACLGVIALRRGESISALWIIVASVAVYLVAYRYYSLYIATKVMQLDATRATPAVVNNDGLNYVPTNKNVLFGHHFAAIAGAGPLVGPVLAAQVGYLPGTLWLLGGVVLAGAVQDFMVLFISSRRNGASLGEIIKKEMGPIPGTIALFGCFLIMIIILAVLALIVVKALAESPWGVFTVCSTVPIALFMGVYMRFLRPGRVGEVSIIGIVLLVASIWFGGVIAHDPYWGPALTFKDTTITFTLIGYAFISALLPVWLILAPRDYLATFLKIGVIVGLAIGIVILNPELKMPAVTQFVDGTGPVWKGTLFPFLFITIACGAVSGFHALIASGTTPKLLANETDSRFIGYGAMLMESFVAIMALVAASIIEPGLYFAMNTPPAALGITMPDLHRLGTEDAPMIMASLREVTTHAAATVSSWGFVISPEQILQTAKDIGEPSVLNRAGGAPTLAVGIAHVFHQIIPGANMGFWYHFGILFEALFILTALDAGTRSGRFMLQDLLGNFVPFLKKTDSLVAGIVGTAGCVGLWGYLLYQGVVDPLGGVKSLWPLFGISNQMLAAVALVLSTVVLIKMKRAKYIWVTVIPAVWLLICTTYALGLKLFSDNPQLEGFFFLANEYKRKIAEGGAELTAQQVANMNHIVVNNYTNAGLSILFLLVVYSIIFFGIKTAMAAHKNPKRTDQETPYVPVPEGGVKVSSHH; encoded by the coding sequence ATGAAACGCGAGGGAATTTTAAAACACCTCCCATGGATGCTACTGGGGATACTCGGGGCAGCCTGCCTGGGTGTTATTGCATTGCGCCGGGGCGAAAGCATCAGTGCGCTGTGGATCATCGTGGCTTCGGTCGCGGTCTATCTGGTGGCTTACCGCTACTACAGCCTCTATATCGCCACCAAAGTGATGCAGTTGGACGCCACGCGCGCCACACCTGCGGTGGTCAACAACGATGGCCTGAACTATGTGCCGACCAATAAAAACGTGCTGTTCGGCCACCACTTTGCGGCAATCGCCGGTGCGGGCCCGTTGGTTGGCCCGGTGCTGGCAGCACAGGTCGGCTATCTGCCGGGTACGCTGTGGCTGCTAGGCGGCGTGGTGCTGGCAGGGGCAGTACAGGACTTTATGGTACTGTTTATCTCCTCTCGCCGTAACGGCGCCTCTCTGGGCGAGATCATCAAAAAGGAAATGGGCCCGATCCCTGGCACCATCGCGCTGTTTGGCTGCTTCCTGATCATGATCATCATCCTGGCGGTGCTGGCGCTGATCGTGGTGAAAGCCCTGGCAGAAAGCCCATGGGGCGTGTTCACCGTCTGCTCTACCGTGCCAATCGCGCTGTTTATGGGCGTGTATATGCGCTTCCTGCGTCCTGGCCGCGTGGGCGAAGTTTCCATCATCGGCATCGTGCTGCTGGTTGCCTCGATCTGGTTCGGTGGTGTGATTGCCCACGATCCGTACTGGGGCCCGGCGCTGACCTTTAAAGACACCACCATCACCTTTACGCTGATTGGTTATGCCTTTATCTCCGCCTTGCTGCCGGTATGGCTGATCCTGGCTCCGCGTGATTATCTGGCCACCTTCCTGAAAATCGGCGTGATCGTCGGGCTGGCGATCGGTATCGTGATCCTTAACCCAGAGCTGAAAATGCCTGCGGTCACGCAGTTCGTCGACGGCACCGGCCCAGTCTGGAAAGGTACCCTGTTCCCGTTCCTGTTTATTACCATTGCCTGTGGGGCGGTATCTGGCTTCCACGCGCTGATCGCTTCCGGTACCACACCAAAACTGCTGGCCAACGAAACCGACTCGCGCTTCATTGGTTACGGCGCCATGCTGATGGAGTCCTTCGTGGCGATCATGGCGCTGGTGGCGGCTTCAATCATTGAGCCTGGCCTGTACTTCGCGATGAATACCCCGCCGGCGGCACTGGGCATCACCATGCCAGACCTGCACCGTTTAGGGACCGAAGACGCACCGATGATCATGGCTTCTCTGCGTGAGGTGACAACCCATGCGGCGGCCACCGTCAGTTCCTGGGGCTTTGTGATCAGCCCAGAGCAGATCCTGCAAACCGCCAAAGACATCGGCGAACCCTCGGTGCTGAACCGCGCCGGCGGCGCACCCACCCTGGCCGTAGGGATTGCCCACGTGTTCCACCAGATCATCCCTGGCGCCAACATGGGCTTCTGGTATCACTTCGGTATTCTGTTCGAAGCGTTGTTCATCCTGACCGCGCTGGATGCCGGTACCCGTTCCGGCCGCTTTATGCTGCAGGACTTGCTGGGTAACTTCGTGCCGTTCCTGAAAAAAACCGACTCGCTGGTTGCCGGCATCGTCGGCACGGCAGGCTGCGTGGGCCTGTGGGGTTATCTGCTGTATCAGGGCGTGGTCGATCCATTGGGCGGCGTCAAGAGCCTGTGGCCGCTGTTCGGCATCTCCAACCAGATGCTGGCTGCCGTGGCGCTGGTACTGAGCACCGTAGTGCTGATCAAGATGAAGCGTGCCAAGTATATCTGGGTGACGGTGATCCCAGCCGTTTGGCTGCTGATCTGTACCACCTACGCGTTGGGTCTGAAGCTGTTCAGCGATAACCCGCAGTTGGAAGGCTTCTTCTTCCTGGCCAACGAGTACAAACGCAAAATTGCTGAAGGTGGCGCAGAGCTGACTGCGCAGCAGGTGGCCAACATGAACCATATCGTGGTGAACAACTACACCAACGCCGGTTTGAGCATCCTGTTCCTGCTGGTGGTGTATAGCATCATCTTCTTCGGTATTAAAACCGCCATGGCGGCGCACAAAAACCCGAAACGCACCGATCAGGAGACGCCATACGTGCCGGTTCCTGAGGGCGGCGTCAAAGTTTCGTCGCACCATTGA
- a CDS encoding YbdD/YjiX family protein, protein MFGNLGQAGKYLGQAARMLVGVPDYDTYVQHMKDNHPDKPVMSYKEFFRERQDARYGGDGKGGMRCC, encoded by the coding sequence ATGTTCGGAAACCTCGGCCAGGCAGGTAAATATCTTGGGCAAGCCGCACGCATGTTAGTGGGCGTGCCAGATTACGATACCTACGTCCAGCATATGAAAGACAACCACCCGGACAAACCGGTGATGAGCTATAAAGAGTTCTTTCGTGAACGCCAAGACGCCCGCTACGGTGGCGATGGCAAAGGCGGTATGCGCTGTTGCTAG
- the yjiA gene encoding GTPase: MKSIAVTILTGFLGAGKTTLLRHILNENHGYKIAVIENEFGEVPIDNALIGDRASRITTLSNGCICCSKSNELADALLDLLDGVDKGQLEFDRLIIECTGMADPGPITQTFFSHDVICQRFLLDGIITLVDAVHADQQLNQFTISQAQVGYADRILLTKTDVATDNEALIQRLQLMNARAPVYKVTHGEIDLGVLFDIEGFVLNDKLNVAAPTPLFRRIPQAQNNIQSIVVYHHQPLELMQISEVMEGLLLKFADNLLRYKGILSIKDEPRRLLFQGVQRLYNADWDREWLPEEEQKSTLVFIGIDLPEEEIREGFAALS; encoded by the coding sequence ATGAAATCCATCGCCGTTACCATCCTGACGGGCTTTTTGGGCGCGGGCAAAACCACCCTGCTGCGCCACATTCTCAATGAGAACCACGGTTACAAGATTGCCGTCATCGAAAACGAATTCGGTGAAGTGCCGATTGATAACGCGCTGATTGGCGACCGCGCCAGCCGCATCACCACCCTCAGCAACGGCTGCATCTGCTGCAGCAAATCCAACGAGCTGGCCGACGCGCTGCTGGACCTGTTAGACGGCGTGGATAAAGGCCAACTGGAATTTGACCGGCTGATCATTGAATGCACCGGCATGGCCGATCCCGGCCCAATCACCCAGACCTTTTTCTCGCATGACGTTATCTGCCAGCGTTTCCTGCTGGACGGCATTATCACGCTGGTGGATGCGGTACATGCCGACCAGCAGTTGAACCAGTTCACCATCTCGCAGGCGCAGGTGGGCTACGCCGACCGCATCCTGCTGACCAAAACCGACGTAGCAACGGACAACGAAGCGCTGATCCAACGTTTGCAACTGATGAACGCCCGTGCCCCGGTGTATAAGGTGACCCACGGTGAAATCGATCTCGGCGTGCTGTTCGATATTGAAGGTTTTGTGCTTAACGATAAGCTAAACGTGGCAGCACCTACCCCACTGTTCCGCCGTATCCCACAGGCACAGAACAACATCCAGTCGATCGTGGTGTATCACCACCAGCCGTTGGAGCTGATGCAGATTTCCGAGGTCATGGAAGGTTTGCTGCTGAAATTCGCCGATAACCTGCTGCGTTATAAAGGCATTTTGTCGATCAAAGACGAACCGCGCCGCTTGCTGTTCCAGGGCGTACAACGCCTGTATAACGCCGACTGGGACCGTGAATGGTTACCGGAAGAAGAACAGAAAAGCACGCTGGTATTTATCGGTATCGATTTGCCGGAAGAGGAGATCCGGGAAGGGTTTGCAGCCTTGAGTTGA
- a CDS encoding carboxylesterase family protein has translation MKKLTTNLLLTTLLGVGLTGISSANNQENTLVNIDQGTLRGKSQNGMISWLGIPYASAPPSNAFAAAITDRLLAYSTQVINQQATKILPAYAYEFADRTAPSYLKPTSFALGASHTYELPYIFPDFHGSAGIPVRLNEMQEALSDKMVVLQPPCRLSSTHFSAADNNPPPGKRYNRNKY, from the coding sequence ATGAAAAAATTAACAACAAACCTGCTGTTAACCACTTTACTGGGGGTTGGATTAACAGGTATTTCCTCAGCCAATAACCAAGAAAATACGTTGGTTAACATTGATCAGGGAACACTGCGGGGTAAAAGCCAAAATGGGATGATTTCATGGCTTGGCATCCCTTACGCAAGCGCACCCCCAAGCAATGCCTTCGCCGCCGCCATCACCGATAGGTTGCTTGCCTATAGTACCCAGGTCATTAACCAACAGGCGACGAAAATACTCCCCGCTTATGCCTATGAGTTTGCCGACCGAACGGCACCGTCGTACCTGAAACCCACCTCTTTTGCGCTGGGTGCATCACACACTTACGAACTGCCGTATATCTTCCCGGATTTTCACGGCAGCGCAGGCATTCCGGTTCGCCTCAATGAGATGCAGGAAGCGCTGTCTGACAAGATGGTTGTTTTGCAGCCACCTTGTAGACTCTCTTCCACTCATTTTTCAGCTGCAGATAATAATCCACCGCCAGGGAAGCGTTATAATCGAAATAAATATTAG
- a CDS encoding NapC/NirT family cytochrome c codes for MKKINKTIAMMMVFGAIVGILMVLATQWSLQKTSSTEFCLSCHTMQAPYEEYTGSVHFQNQKGIRAECADCHIPPSGMDYLLTKLVASKDVYHQFVSKKIDTPEKYEEHRLAMAQTVWDQLKANDSATCRSCHSMDAMLLDAQSADAKKMHEMGIKEQQTCIDCHKGVAHFPPEIKMDDSALQALEAQAASVPASTRELYVVRNASLGDLGTLYPATQMQMIGSNADTRQVEIRGSQMQGTEQIIYYAAGQRMVLASLSEKGVEAVKALTEWQPDDYGNLWREVTLQGEWRAPALANREPLWDYARKLDNVYCAGCHAPIPAHHFTLNAWPSVAKGMGARTNIDDSELDILTRYFQYNAKDIKK; via the coding sequence GTGAAAAAAATAAATAAAACCATCGCAATGATGATGGTGTTTGGCGCCATAGTAGGGATTTTGATGGTGTTAGCGACGCAATGGTCGTTGCAGAAAACATCCAGTACAGAGTTCTGTCTGTCCTGTCACACCATGCAGGCCCCTTACGAAGAGTATACCGGTTCCGTTCACTTCCAAAACCAAAAAGGCATTCGGGCCGAATGTGCAGACTGCCACATTCCCCCCAGTGGCATGGATTATCTGCTGACCAAGCTCGTCGCCTCTAAAGATGTTTACCATCAGTTTGTCAGCAAAAAAATAGATACACCGGAGAAATACGAGGAGCACCGTCTGGCTATGGCGCAAACCGTGTGGGATCAGTTGAAAGCAAACGATTCCGCAACCTGCCGCAGTTGCCATAGCATGGATGCCATGCTGCTGGACGCACAAAGTGCCGATGCAAAAAAAATGCATGAGATGGGCATTAAAGAGCAACAGACCTGTATCGATTGTCACAAAGGGGTAGCGCACTTCCCGCCGGAAATAAAAATGGATGATAGCGCGTTGCAGGCGCTGGAAGCACAGGCAGCGTCCGTGCCGGCATCAACCCGCGAGCTTTACGTGGTGCGCAATGCCAGCCTGGGCGATCTGGGCACGCTTTATCCCGCCACTCAGATGCAGATGATCGGTAGCAACGCAGATACGCGCCAAGTCGAGATCCGCGGCAGTCAGATGCAGGGAACAGAACAGATTATCTACTATGCGGCAGGCCAGCGCATGGTACTCGCGTCGCTTAGTGAGAAAGGCGTGGAAGCCGTCAAGGCCCTTACCGAATGGCAGCCGGACGACTACGGCAATCTGTGGCGTGAAGTCACTCTACAAGGGGAGTGGCGCGCACCGGCCCTCGCCAATCGTGAGCCGCTCTGGGATTACGCCCGTAAGCTCGACAACGTTTACTGCGCTGGCTGCCACGCCCCGATCCCGGCTCACCACTTTACTCTCAATGCCTGGCCTTCAGTGGCGAAAGGCATGGGGGCACGTACCAATATCGATGATAGCGAACTGGATATTCTGACTCGTTATTTCCAATACAACGCAAAAGACATAAAAAAATGA